The Mauremys reevesii isolate NIE-2019 linkage group 1, ASM1616193v1, whole genome shotgun sequence genome has a segment encoding these proteins:
- the TEX33 gene encoding testis-expressed protein 33 isoform X2: MEQEVPMTSASLTPLAANHEPVLADNQSVEPGDVNKEHILAGARASGKRTSLKSSSRTAWKISKNPTDSGTPMSSPQVKSQASPSAQHLHTRSYSKQSLRSKTPSAWRHLTREEEEARDVSGAKEPAVGQHQRGRTGSLLYLAKSTQKEADSVQAYSDGKEPAAGQHRQLRPRVPGSPQKTTKTSHKEAREFRNGLSAKESLASIGQDVKAEGKLFQEKKNSIIPINIKHKFGSSIVDELVTEEQARRALCEAGLIEGQKRLSNRSSKTPENPMATTPFADYYELGYNLRSNIFQGGPIESKSLMKDSYTPDVIQRAVRDPKHWHGRKTDDLGRWHQKNALNLNLQKALEQKYGEKTKGKS, encoded by the exons ATGGAACAG GAGGTGCCTATGACCTCAGCCTCCCTTACACCTCTTGCAGCGAACCACGAGCCTGTGCTAGCCGACAACCAATCAG TGGAACCTGGAGATGTCAACAAGGAGCACATCCTGGCTGGGGCACGGGCCAGCGGCAAGAGAACCTCTTTGAAAAGTTCCAGTAGAACCGCCTGGAAGATCTCCAAGAACCCTACAGATAGCGGAACACCCATGAGTTCTCCTCAAGTCAAATCCCAGGCATCCCCCTCTGCGCAGCATCTACACACCAGAAGCTATAGTAAACAGAGTCTCCGGTCCAAAACTCCTTCTGCGTGGCGTCATCTCaccagagaagaagaagaagcccGGGATGTCTCAGGTGCCAAAGAACCAGCAGTGGGGCAACATCAAAGAGGAAGGACAGGAAGTCTCCTATATCTTGCAAAGTCTACCCAGAAGGAGGCAGACAGTGTCCAAGCCTACTCAGATGGCAAAGAACCAGCAGCAGGGCAACATCGACAGCTGAGGCCCAGGGTGCCTGGATCTCCCCAAAAGACCACCAAGACCAGCCACAAGGAAGCGAGGGAATTCCGGAATGGCTTAAGTGCAAAGGAATCCTTAGCATCAATAGGGCAAGACGTGAAAGCAGAGGGGAAGCTCTTTCAGGAGAAGAAAAACAGCATAATACCAATTAACATCAAACACAAGTTCGGGAGCAGCATCGTGGATGAGCTCGTCACCGAGGAGCAG GCGCGCCGTGCTCTGTGTGAGGCTGGATTGATCGAGGGGCAGAAACGACTCAGCAACCGGTCCTCTAAGACACCAGAGAATCCCATGGCCACCACACCCTTTGCTGATTATTATGAACTGGGTTACAACCTGAGGTCAAACATCTTCCAAG GTGGCCCAATAGAGAGTAAGAGCCTGATGAAGGATTCCTATACCCCAGATGTGATTCAGAGGGCAGTCAGAGACCCCAAGCACTGGCATGGAAGGAAAACCGATGACCTAG GGCGATGGCACCAGAAAAATGCCCTAAACCTTAACCTGCAAAAAGCTTTGGAGCAGAAATATGGGGAGAAGACCAAAGGCAAATCCTAG
- the TEX33 gene encoding testis-expressed protein 33 isoform X1 codes for MWQACGAILGHLWQLILSSIWQEIPGHFWEVYISSIIIIVLFPARGLVRMAQQYLQQPEEVPMTSASLTPLAANHEPVLADNQSVEPGDVNKEHILAGARASGKRTSLKSSSRTAWKISKNPTDSGTPMSSPQVKSQASPSAQHLHTRSYSKQSLRSKTPSAWRHLTREEEEARDVSGAKEPAVGQHQRGRTGSLLYLAKSTQKEADSVQAYSDGKEPAAGQHRQLRPRVPGSPQKTTKTSHKEAREFRNGLSAKESLASIGQDVKAEGKLFQEKKNSIIPINIKHKFGSSIVDELVTEEQARRALCEAGLIEGQKRLSNRSSKTPENPMATTPFADYYELGYNLRSNIFQGGPIESKSLMKDSYTPDVIQRAVRDPKHWHGRKTDDLGRWHQKNALNLNLQKALEQKYGEKTKGKS; via the exons ATGTGGCAGGCGTGTGGGGCTATTCTTGGCCACCTCTGGCAGCTGATCCTGAGCTCCATTTGGCAGGAGATCCCAGGCCACTTCTGGGAGGTGTATATTTCATCTATAATAATAATAGTGCTTTTCCCAGCCAGAGGTCTTGTGAGAATGGCACAGCAATACCTTCAGCAGCCTGAG GAGGTGCCTATGACCTCAGCCTCCCTTACACCTCTTGCAGCGAACCACGAGCCTGTGCTAGCCGACAACCAATCAG TGGAACCTGGAGATGTCAACAAGGAGCACATCCTGGCTGGGGCACGGGCCAGCGGCAAGAGAACCTCTTTGAAAAGTTCCAGTAGAACCGCCTGGAAGATCTCCAAGAACCCTACAGATAGCGGAACACCCATGAGTTCTCCTCAAGTCAAATCCCAGGCATCCCCCTCTGCGCAGCATCTACACACCAGAAGCTATAGTAAACAGAGTCTCCGGTCCAAAACTCCTTCTGCGTGGCGTCATCTCaccagagaagaagaagaagcccGGGATGTCTCAGGTGCCAAAGAACCAGCAGTGGGGCAACATCAAAGAGGAAGGACAGGAAGTCTCCTATATCTTGCAAAGTCTACCCAGAAGGAGGCAGACAGTGTCCAAGCCTACTCAGATGGCAAAGAACCAGCAGCAGGGCAACATCGACAGCTGAGGCCCAGGGTGCCTGGATCTCCCCAAAAGACCACCAAGACCAGCCACAAGGAAGCGAGGGAATTCCGGAATGGCTTAAGTGCAAAGGAATCCTTAGCATCAATAGGGCAAGACGTGAAAGCAGAGGGGAAGCTCTTTCAGGAGAAGAAAAACAGCATAATACCAATTAACATCAAACACAAGTTCGGGAGCAGCATCGTGGATGAGCTCGTCACCGAGGAGCAG GCGCGCCGTGCTCTGTGTGAGGCTGGATTGATCGAGGGGCAGAAACGACTCAGCAACCGGTCCTCTAAGACACCAGAGAATCCCATGGCCACCACACCCTTTGCTGATTATTATGAACTGGGTTACAACCTGAGGTCAAACATCTTCCAAG GTGGCCCAATAGAGAGTAAGAGCCTGATGAAGGATTCCTATACCCCAGATGTGATTCAGAGGGCAGTCAGAGACCCCAAGCACTGGCATGGAAGGAAAACCGATGACCTAG GGCGATGGCACCAGAAAAATGCCCTAAACCTTAACCTGCAAAAAGCTTTGGAGCAGAAATATGGGGAGAAGACCAAAGGCAAATCCTAG